actctattttagaataaaaaataatgaaaaaaataaattaattaaataaaaaattcatttattactctattataaaataaaaaaagagtaGTGTTGAAACATCTTTACTCcaaaatctatttatttaaaatattttagagattttaaGAGCTATTATGTCAGAagatttttggttattttgaatAGTTTTATATAGTttgactatttttttattattcttttggttatttatataatttaaataatcttatatattaaaacagaagtcatgacttcttttcatgtgtgattttttttagtttggaccattcctagaaaatatcatattttacataagttcattattatatcttttaatatctttatcattttaaatacaaatgaatatatttaaaatgttctaacaaaatctttttaaaatcttcttagaatctttttaaatttactttcaaaaattagttagttttaatttaaattatcataaaatataatagaaattaaaattgaatatagttttggtttataaacgaaaatttaaataaaatgaaattaattaatttcacaaatacatttactaataatttttaaagattttgttagaaataaatatttatatttattttaattttttcaaatttgttttctaataaaataaaaatcatgatgttttgatgagtgatatttttatttggaccatcatttaaattttatattaaatgtatatcactaatgctaatatacataatattttaactactttaatcataatatcttttagggcaattgtcaataatagcaccttttgaagtttatgtctcaaaaatagcactagaaggagaaaatcacaaaaatgacTTTCATTAAATGGtgaaatatccctaatacctttggtttaaaattaaataaacaaacaaaaataaataaaaataaataaaataagaataaaaataaaaaaaaataaattttttttttatagtttcagattatatgttttcagattcgaaatttttataaattttttttttcgaatttttttttttattttttttcaaattttctttttataatttaaaaaatactttttgaaactgttttcaaaatttttattttttattttagtatttattttttataaaattttaaaccctaattccaaaaccccaccccttaactctaaaccctaaggtttggattaattaacccaatgggtataaatgtatatttacctctttaatgaaacctatttttgtgactttgaaccttgagtgctactttgggaacaaaaacttggtttagtgctatcctagtctttttctctatcttttatatcttttaatttttttaaacaaaattaaaattttaacaaatctattgaaaaagattataataagatcttaattgtcataaattgaatataaatattttcaactaattttgtaattagtaatgaaatgttaccaagagaataaaattatatcctattttatcaattttataataatatctatcattttaaaaaataaaaatgttatatggaagaaaatataataaaattattttaaattgataagttaacatattttattttcataaatataaaatatttatgctaaaaatataatatgttggtagaacggattaatattagtaaactatataatacatgtataaaaatttaacttatcttaaactttttaatatacaataatttattatataaaattaataaacattaaaaaaaatttaaaaaaatctagcgatttgaattacggatcataattataataaattaaatacaaaattgttttcatatatgttgtttcatgcattaaaaaatttagtttagtaatcaaacgcaaattcaataagacaaatatataataagcaacatatatatatgatgattttaatttacagcatgaaaactataaaattattatatttagcataattatacaaacatttaaataagtgagtaacattaaaaatatataataattatgtaaaacaaatacctatatatataaatgtaaaaatatataaggaAATCtagttttagttaatttttaataaaaaaatttcagattttcaaaTGATTTTGGACATTACATATGACCCAACCCAAATGTCAGTGCCTAGCAATCCCGTTATCCGAGACCCGGTTAAGCCagtcttaatttttaataatggtTAAATTATGTTCTTGGCACgttacaaagaaaaacatatttaatgcCCAACTTGAAACGAAGGTTTATAGCCATCCTCAAATGCGTTTGCGTATCTTCTTCCAACAAAACCCtagattctcttcttcttccaatcCTCAGCCATGGACCCTCGTCGCGGACCTCTCGCCGTCCCTAAAGTCCGCCGCGTCGGTTTCTTCACCTCAATCGAACCCTCACCGGAGACGCCGCGTCCGAATCGAAGCCTATCCGGTCCGGCGGAGGCGATAACCTCCTCGTCTCCTCTCTCCGATTCGCCCTCCGGTCAATTCATTTCTCCGGTCCAGATACCGCCGTCGCGCCACCATTCCGATAACTTGGCCTCTCGCGCTGCTCCCGTCCCCGTCCCCGGACCTTCCGCGTTCCGTCGACAGCTGGCGAATGACAGGGCTCTCCACGTCGGGAGTTATAATCCTGTGGACTCGCTGCTTGGGACGTCGCCGCCGTCGAGTAACGGAGAGGTGTCTGAGGATTCGGGGTCTCTGTTTGGGTTTCAGCGGAGCGATTCGGCGAAGTTGTCGGCGAGTTTTCCTAATGGAGGGTTTGATATGACTATGAGAGTCAGAGCTCCTCAGGAATCGGAAGCGAAGGTTGCGATCGCGTCGACTTCTGATGGGAGGAAGAAGAACGTCGAAGCTTCTGGTATGTATTGAATCAATTGCGTATTGCTCTTTAGTATAGTTGATAGCTGCGGCTTTATCTTGAGAATCATACGCTAAAGAAGACCTATTTAGTATCATCTCTGTGTTTGAGTTGCTATGGGTTTGAGTTGTTCTATTTATTGCCATGCacatatgttttcttttagttttgcATTCCTTTACTTACAGAAAGACACTATCAAGCAGGAGAGGGCGAATCTGTGGCCGCAAAACCTCGGAAGGAGAAGGAAACAAAATCGCTGAAAGAGAAGACCAGTAAAGCGGAAAGGCGTGCCATCCAAGAGGCACAACGGGCAGCAAAAGCTTCTGCAAAAGGTTCTTGTTTCTTCTATATATGTTTTGTCTGTTTCCATTAGACTGACAAACTGATACAAGATGATGGTTAGGGTTATGATTAAGTTGTATTAAGAGGAAAGCTTAGCTTAATTCCCTTAGTGAACAAAGGTTCATATCAAAAACCATCTTAATGATTTGCTGTCACTAATTTGTAGGGGAAGGAAGCAAACGTGCAGGTGAATCTAGTAGGCCCAAACCTAGCAAGCCTGCCAAACAGCCTCAGCCGAAGAAAGAGGCACCTCAGGTCACATCCTCAGTTTCTGAAAAAAGAGCTGTGTCAGTAGAAAAAGAGAGGAGGATGGATGTCCCTCAGACACAAATGCAGTACGACGATAAAAGCCGAGTCGATAAAGCTAAGAGGCGTTCAGTGGTTGAACAGACCGAGAGCAAGAACAAAGTTGAGTTGTTTCTCCATCTTCCTCAATACGAGCGCGGCAATCAGCTTCCCAATCTAAGCTCCAATATATTCTCACTCGATACCATACACCATGCTGTCTATAAGGTACACCTACTTGTTTATGTCTGAATCTTAAACTTTAATTTATGAAGCTTTTAAACATAATAGTGGTTTTTTTACTAATCTTAGGTGGGTCTGCAACATTTGGCTGGAGATATATCTGGGGACAATGCGCGATGTATTGCCATGCTCCATGCATTTCAAGAAGCTATAAACGATTACACCACACCTCCTATGAAGGACCTGACCATGGACTTGACAGCCAAAATAAATGGTTACGTTTCGTTCTTGATAGAATGTCGCCCACTCTCCATGAGCATGGGAAACGCAATCAGGTTCTTGAAGAACCAAATCAGAAAACTACCTGTAGACCTGTCAGAGCCAGAGGCAAAAGCTTCTCTCTGCTCTGAAATTGGCCGGTTCATAGACGAGAAGATCCTTCTTGCAGACAAGGTGATTGTACAACACGCCGTGACGAAAATCAGAGACGGAGAGGTTCTTCTCACATACGGGTTCTCTTGTGTGGTTGAGATGATTCTGTTATACGCCCATGAGATTGGGAGAAAGTTCCGTGTAGTGATTGTGGACTCACGACCTAAC
The sequence above is drawn from the Brassica napus cultivar Da-Ae chromosome A8, Da-Ae, whole genome shotgun sequence genome and encodes:
- the LOC106360503 gene encoding translation initiation factor eIF-2B subunit delta-like translates to MDPRRGPLAVPKVRRVGFFTSIEPSPETPRPNRSLSGPAEAITSSSPLSDSPSGQFISPVQIPPSRHHSDNLASRAAPVPVPGPSAFRRQLANDRALHVGSYNPVDSLLGTSPPSSNGEVSEDSGSLFGFQRSDSAKLSASFPNGGFDMTMRVRAPQESEAKVAIASTSDGRKKNVEASGEGESVAAKPRKEKETKSLKEKTSKAERRAIQEAQRAAKASAKGEGSKRAGESSRPKPSKPAKQPQPKKEAPQVTSSVSEKRAVSVEKERRMDVPQTQMQYDDKSRVDKAKRRSVVEQTESKNKVELFLHLPQYERGNQLPNLSSNIFSLDTIHHAVYKVGLQHLAGDISGDNARCIAMLHAFQEAINDYTTPPMKDLTMDLTAKINGYVSFLIECRPLSMSMGNAIRFLKNQIRKLPVDLSEPEAKASLCSEIGRFIDEKILLADKVIVQHAVTKIRDGEVLLTYGFSCVVEMILLYAHEIGRKFRVVIVDSRPNLEGQKLLRRLVTRGLDCTYTHINAVSYIMGEVTRVFLGASSIFSNGTLYSKVGTACVAMVANAFSVPVIVCCEAYKFHERVLLDSICSNELGDPDAIANVPLRNNKKHSKTMDNNKNLQFLNLMYDSTPAEYISMIVTDYGMIPPTSIPVIVREYRREDLLL